A genome region from Halichondria panicea chromosome 15, odHalPani1.1, whole genome shotgun sequence includes the following:
- the LOC135348441 gene encoding uncharacterized protein LOC135348441 — protein sequence MFQPWIMLFIQLVCLSQLRGVCGQNGPQFVLEMTLHSYLDSNSTDTTGLCCRPSNNCNQGCRNMFNVCAQEDESSNPCNYGERSFNHDSLSGVTVNFGQFLETDVLLNPVSFSPDIGQWPGVFRVVVSVTNTQRTQALIDRFTISRNTFNSDEMVTETIIGEFGNTLGVSILLRCTDSFTGANCDQAVVATTVPANTNVPSTTAEATVPATTNTPPTTAEATVPATTNVPSTTAEATTPNSETTPDTIPPSTTLPMATTSLPGQTTTTVKTAATSTSASTIATATNTTASTEDTTAPSNTTLGGGNPQASGLSEGGVAGLVIGLLIGSVLVVIAIVLVIWWYKKKSSASFKISDPAAAKQSLENPNYVMVTMNNSAVSSSNVSPAPVYNSTSLYETVDIERTLDNDNPLYFSMEASNDDYAIPPDAMPAKPAQIDEDDYDLPPDEQGYPPLPVKPPRIDEADYDLPPGEQGYPLPPSQPPPPPHSLSSNQLNPYGEYGDGTIRRVASQQSVNCEVFDNPDYCEPSALDISS from the exons ATGTTTCAACCATGGATCATGCTGTTCATTCAACTAGTGTGTCTGTCTCAG CTGAGAGGAGTGTGTGGACAGAATGGTCCGCAGTTTGTCCTTGAGATGACGCTGCACTCCTACCTGGACAGTAACAGTACTGACACGACAGGACTGTGCTGTAGACCAAGCAACAACTGCAACCAAGGCTGCCGCAATATGTTTAATGTCTGTGCACAAGAAGATGAGTCTTCCAATCCATGCAACTATGGGGAGAGATCTTTCAATCATGATTCTCTAAGTGGTGTAACAGTTAATTTTGGCCAATTCTTGGAAACTGATGTTTTATTAAATCCAGTCAGTTTCTCTCCTGACATTGGACAATGGCCG GGGGTGTTCCgagtggttgtctcagtaacAAATACCCAACGGACACAAGCTTTAATAGATCGCTTCACCATTTCTAGAAATACATTTAATAGTGATGAAATGGTAACAGAAACTATCATTGGAGAGTTTGGGAATACATTAGGAGTCAGTATTCTGTTGAGATGCACTGATAGTTTCACTGGAGCTAATTGTGATCAGGCTGTTG TGGCCACAACAGTCCCAGCTAATACCAATGTCCCATCAACAACAGCAGAAGCAACAGTCCCAGCTACTACCAATACACCACCAACAACAGCAGAAGCAACCGTACCAGCAACTACCAATGTCCCATCAACAACAGCAGAAGCAACTACTCCAAACAGTGAGACAACACCTGATACTATTCCTCCCTCTACAACATTGCCAATGGCTACAACTAGTCTCCCAGGACAGACCACAACCACAGTGAAGACTGCAGCAACAAGCACTTCAGCTAGTACAATAGCTACTGCAACAAATACTACAGCTAGTACTGAAGATACAACTGCTCCAAGCAATACGACACTGGGCGGTGGAA ACCCCCAGGCTAGCGGTCTGTCCGAAGGGGGTGTTGCTGGATTAGTGATTGGACTCCTGATTGGTTCTGTACTGGTTGTCATAGCAATTGTATTGGTGATTTGGTGGTACAAGAAAAAGAGCAGCGCAAGCTTCAAGATCAGTGACCCAGCAGCAGCTAAAC AGTCTCTGGAAAATCCCAACTATGTGATGGTGACTATGAACAACTCGGCAGTGTCTAGCTCCAATGTCAGTCCTGCTCCTGTCTACAATAGCACATCACTCTACGAAACAGTCGACATTGAGCGCACTCTAGACAATGACAATCCTCTCTACTTCTCCATGGAAGCCAGCAATGATGACTATGCCATTCCACCTGATGCTATGCCAGCCAAACCAGCTCAGATTGATGAGGACGATTATGACCTCCCTCCTGATGAGCAGGGGTATCCCCCTCTACCAGTGAAACCACCACGCATTGACGAGGCTGATTATGACCTCCCTCCTGGAGAGCAGGGGTATCCCCTCCCACCCTCCCAGCCCCCTCCCCCACCACACAGCCTATCAAGCAACCAGCTTAATCCGTACGGCGAATATGGTGACGGAACTATCAGGAGAGTGGCTAGTCAGCAGTCAGTGAACTGTGAGGTGTTTGATAATCCTGACTATTGTGAACCAAGTGCACTGGACATATCCTCCTAG